One Neoarius graeffei isolate fNeoGra1 chromosome 16, fNeoGra1.pri, whole genome shotgun sequence DNA segment encodes these proteins:
- the znf706 gene encoding zinc finger protein 706, whose protein sequence is MARGHQKIQSQQKNAKKQAEIKKSKGHDQKTAAKAALVYTCGVCRSQMPDPKTFKQHFESKHPKNPLPPELVGVEA, encoded by the exons ATGGCTCGAGGACACCAAAAGATTCAGTCTCAGCAGAAAAATGCCAAGAAACAGGCTGAGATCAAGAAGTCGAAAGGCCATGACCAGAAAACGGCGGCGAAGGCTGCGCTGGTGTACACCTGTGGGGTGTGCAGG TCACAGATGCCGGATCCGAAAACGTTCAAGCAGCATTTCGAGAGCAAACATCCCAAAAACCCTCTTCCTCCGGAGCTGGTGGGTGTGGAGGCCTGA